GCGTGAGGCCCTTTCTTGAAAAGTCCCATACGCACGTAGTTTCCTCATCGGCTCCAGCTGTTCCCTCAACTGAGCCGTCACCCGAACGACGCCAGAAGAGAAGTCCTCCCGCACTGTGACAAAACCCTTCTCCCTTGCAGGCATAACTCACGACACGACAGGAAGTTCGCCCGCAGATAGTTTACAATTCAGATATGGTGACTTACATGACTACATTTAGGTCGATTATCGCAACTGCCATTGTCAGTTACAGTGCTGGTTGCGCTACGTTGCCGGACGCGTCCAAGATCACCGACCACGCTCCCGCACAAGCCGCTCCGAAGATCCTCACCTCCAAAAGGATGTTGTCCCGCGAACAGAGCAGAGCTCTCATGGAACGGCTGCAGAAGGGGGCGAAGCCGACTGATCTGCTGCAGCGCCACAATGCCGTGCTGGAGATGGTGAGCGGCCACCCCCTCACCGCCGGGAACAAGGTCACGCTCCTCATCGACGGCAGATCCACCTATGCGGCCATGTTCAAGGCAATGGAGAGTGCCCGGGAGACCATCAACGTAGAGACCTTCAAGATCGACGACGACGAGATTTCGCGCGCCTTTGCCAATGTCTTCCTGAAGAAGCAGTCCCAGGGAGTGCAGGTCAATTTCATGTACGACAGCATGGGGAGCATCACTACTCCCGCTTCCTTCTTCGACCGGCTCCGGCAGGCGGGAATCAACGTGGTCGCGGTCCACCCGCTCGGTGCGGAAAATGGAGAGAATGTTCCGACGGTGCATGCCGATCACCGAAAACTGCTGGTTGTGGACGGGAGGGTGGCGATAACGGGAGGGATCAATATCAGCCGGGTGTATGCGAGCACCCCTTTCAAGAAGAAGCAGGAAAAGAGGCCGTCGGTGCCTTGGCGTGACACTGACATTCAGCTCGAGGGGCCGGTCGTGGCACAGTTTCAGAAGGAATTTCTGGAAATGTGGGCAAACCAGCAAGGTTCCCCTCTAGCGGGGAGGAATTACTTCCCGAAGCTCAAGAAAGAGGGGGATGACCTTGTCCGGGCGATCTCCAGCACCCCCGGAGAAAACAATCGCATCAACTACATTTCCTACATTGCAGCACTCGCTTTTGCAGAGCATTCCATACATCTCACCAATGCCTATTTCGTTCCGGACCGGCGCACTCTGGAGGCTTTGGCCGACGCTGCGAAGCGCGGGGTGGACGTAAAGATCGTGCTCCCTTCAGTGAGCGACTCGAAGGTGGCGCTCCACGCGATGCGATACAACTACGAGTACCTGCTGAAGGCGGGGGTGAAGCTGTACGAGAGGCAAAGGGCGCTGCTCCATTCAAAGACGGCCGTCATCGACGGCGTGTGGTCAACCGTCGGCTCCACCAACATGGACCCAATGAGCCTGTCGCAGAACTACGAGATCAACGCAGTGATTATCGGGCGTGAATTCGCACTGGAAATGGGAAAGATGTTTGCGGCCGACCTGTCGGAATCGGAACAGGTCACCCTGGCAAAGTGGAAGAAAAGATCCCTCTCGCAGAAGACGAAGGAGTTCTTCGCCCACCTGCTCTCCCCGATCATGTAGCAGCGCTCCATTCCAGCACCCCCGGCTTTCAGCCGCAACCCTCCTCATCAAGAAAATCCCTGCCGCTTCTCAGCTTCACGGTGCGCCGAGAAGTTTCCACCGAGGCCCCTCCAACTGGAGACTGGACACCATCCTGCGCAGCGTCAGACTTTACACAGGAGTACCTGCACGGTCGCCATCGTCACTGCCTGTGGTGGCGCTTGCAGCACAACCATAAGCTGGCCTTGCGCTATGGTGGCTGCGCCGCGTATCTTGTCGACGTTTTGTGACAGCTTGGGATTCCGGCGTAGGCTCGTGTGGACCGCCGGGAACGCCTCCGGCTTATCCCGGCCTACAGATATGCTGTAAGGCCAATGGAGGCCGGAATAAGCACAACGATCTGGGACGAAACAACGGGGGAGACTGTCATGGAAGGTTCATCGGATAGAGAGGTTCAACGCCTGAAGGCTCTGCGCATCGCGCTTCTCATCCTCGGGGGGATATTTCTGCTGGTCGGGCCGCTCATGCTGGTGTGGCCTTTCGGGTGGCGCTGGGCGCCGCACCAGGCTTTTTACGAGCAGATGATGGTGGGGATCTACTTCACGCTCGGCATCTTCCTCATTCGCGCATCCAGAAATCCGCTGGAGCACCTGAGCCTCATCTGGTTCACCGTATGGTCCAGCGTCGTGCACGGGGCAATCATGGCGGCACAGGCCCTTTCGGGGCCCGAGCATCATGCTCATCTTGTCGCGGATGTGCCGGCTCTCCTTGTGGTGGCGGCTATACTCGGCTTCCTCACCCCACGCGATCGGGGCAACGTCTGATTACCTGTGCGGCACGGCTGCGTGACGGTCAACCCTGCCTCCATGAAGGGAGACTCCGGCTCAGGCGGTGAAACCGCCGTCGATAGAGATCCCTGCTCCGGTGATGTAGGCGGCTTCCGGGCTTGCCAGAAAGGCGACCACTCCCGCGACTTCCTCGGCGGTTCCGTAGCGGGGGAGTGCCAGCACGTGCTCGAGAAGCATCTTTCCAAATTCGGTACCGGCGGAATTCATCTCCGTCTCGATCGGACCGGGGTGCACGTTGTTGACGGTGATCCCTCGCAGCGCGAGGTCGCGCGCCAGCCCTTTCACCAACCCCACAAGCGCAGACTTGCTCATGGCGTAGGCCGCGCCCCCCGTGAAAGGGACGCGTTCGGCGTTGCAGCTCGCGATGTTGATGATCCGCCCACCGCTTTGCATGTGCTTCACCGCGGCCTGAATGGCGACGAAGGTGGCGCGGACGTTCACGGCAAAGGAGCGGTCGAAATCCTCCAGTCGCAACTCCTCGACAGGCGCGATTACGGCTATTCCGGCGTTGTTGACCAGTATGTCCATCCCCCCGAATTCCCGCACGGTTCTCTCCACGGCGGCGATGACCGCCTCCGCGTCGGCGCTGTCGGCCCTGAGGGCAAAGGAATTCACTCCGAAGGCGCGTGCTGCCTGTGTCACTTCCTTCGCCTGGTCCCCTCTGCTGATGTAGGTAAAGGCGACATCTGCCCCCTCACTGGCAAGACGTCTCACGATGGCCGCTCCGATTCCGCGGCTGCCGCCAGTAACCAGCGCCCGTTTCTTTTCGAGTCGACCGTTCATCCTTTTCTCCTTCCTCCCGTTCCATCCGGGAATGCGGCGCGTGAATCGTTTCCGCAGAGGAGAAAGATCTCCCGTTTTGCAGCGCGCCACCTAAATGATACTTCAACAAGAAGGAGTGTCAGTCCGTGAGTGTGTCTACACGATCGGTGCTACGGCAGGGGTGACATCGGAGAAGCGGTGGGAGAGGGTGATAGGTTCGGGACTCTTTCTTCAGGCACTTTCACCGACCGTCTCGCCCGCCTCC
The DNA window shown above is from Geomonas sp. RF6 and carries:
- a CDS encoding phospholipase D-like domain-containing protein, which codes for MTTFRSIIATAIVSYSAGCATLPDASKITDHAPAQAAPKILTSKRMLSREQSRALMERLQKGAKPTDLLQRHNAVLEMVSGHPLTAGNKVTLLIDGRSTYAAMFKAMESARETINVETFKIDDDEISRAFANVFLKKQSQGVQVNFMYDSMGSITTPASFFDRLRQAGINVVAVHPLGAENGENVPTVHADHRKLLVVDGRVAITGGINISRVYASTPFKKKQEKRPSVPWRDTDIQLEGPVVAQFQKEFLEMWANQQGSPLAGRNYFPKLKKEGDDLVRAISSTPGENNRINYISYIAALAFAEHSIHLTNAYFVPDRRTLEALADAAKRGVDVKIVLPSVSDSKVALHAMRYNYEYLLKAGVKLYERQRALLHSKTAVIDGVWSTVGSTNMDPMSLSQNYEINAVIIGREFALEMGKMFAADLSESEQVTLAKWKKRSLSQKTKEFFAHLLSPIM
- a CDS encoding DUF6632 domain-containing protein, giving the protein MEGSSDREVQRLKALRIALLILGGIFLLVGPLMLVWPFGWRWAPHQAFYEQMMVGIYFTLGIFLIRASRNPLEHLSLIWFTVWSSVVHGAIMAAQALSGPEHHAHLVADVPALLVVAAILGFLTPRDRGNV
- a CDS encoding 3-oxoacyl-ACP reductase family protein, whose protein sequence is MNGRLEKKRALVTGGSRGIGAAIVRRLASEGADVAFTYISRGDQAKEVTQAARAFGVNSFALRADSADAEAVIAAVERTVREFGGMDILVNNAGIAVIAPVEELRLEDFDRSFAVNVRATFVAIQAAVKHMQSGGRIINIASCNAERVPFTGGAAYAMSKSALVGLVKGLARDLALRGITVNNVHPGPIETEMNSAGTEFGKMLLEHVLALPRYGTAEEVAGVVAFLASPEAAYITGAGISIDGGFTA